The sequence TTTAGCTTGGCGGGGCTTACTATTGTGCTTGACTGCGCTAACGGCGCTACCTACGCCATTGCCCCAAAAGTAATGGAGGAGCTTGGTGCGAACGTCATTGTGATTGGTAATGAGCCCGATGGATTGAATATCAACCTGAATTGCGGCTCTACAAAAATGAATCAGTTGCAAAAACAGGTGCTGGAATCTCATGCTGACTTGGGAATAGCGTTTGATGGTGACGGCGATAGAGTTATGTTTGTCGACGATCGCGGTGAAATATTGGATGGCGATCAATTGATCTACATTATTGCCGCGTACCGAAAATTGCGGGGTGAGGGGTGTAATGGTGTCGTTGGCACGCTTATGAGTAATTTCGGTTTTGAGAAAGGCCTTGAGAGCTTAGAGATTCCTTTTGTTCGGGCGAAAGTCGGTGATCGCTATGTGATCGAAGCGATGAACAATAATAACTGGAGCATTGGAGGGGAGTCCTCTGGCCACATCGTTTGCGCTGACGTGACGACAACTGGCGATGGTGTTATTGCCGCGTTGCAGGTACTGAAGGCGCTTATGGCTGAACAGCAAAGCCTGTATGACCTGAAACAGAGAATGCAAAAAATGCCACAGGTGATGGTTAATGTACCGGTGAATAATCGCATAGATGTTGACGCTGACCCCGTGGTTCAGTCTGCCATAGCGGATGCTGAAATACGCATGGAAGGTAATGGGCGGGTGCTTTTGCGGCCATCCGGTACTGAGCCTGTAATTAGGGTAATGGTTGAAGGGCAGCAGCATAGTTTGGTGTCAGAGATTGCTCACGAATTAGCCGAGATCGTTGGTAAAGCGGTTTCGTAAAGATTTTCATTGTTCTGGCGTTGTAACCCGCGGCAATCTCCGCTACTATTTGCGCCCGTTTTGTTGGGCTCGCGCGGTAATGTTTTGCGGGTAACCATGCAAGCCAGAAATTTGCATCAAAAACCAGAAATAAAGGTAGATCCTTATGCGTCGAAAGATCGTCATTGGTAACTGGAAAATGAATGGCAGTGTTAGTGCCAATCAAGAATTGCTGGCTAGCCTAACAGAGCAGTGGGGCGGTGTTCATCAGTCGGAAATGGCTGTGTGTCCCCCTTATCCGTATTTAGCTGCGGCGGCTGTACAGCTAGAAAAATCGAATATTGGCTTGGGTGCCCAAGATCTGAGCGTTCAAGAAAGCGGAGCCTATACGGGCGAAGTTTCCGGTAGCATGTTGGTCGATAGTGGTTGCCAGTATGTATTGGTAGGTCATTCGGAGCGTCGTGAGTATCATAGCGAATCCTCCGAATTGGTCGCAGAGAAGTTTGAAGTAGCCATCGGTAAGGGTTTGATTCCCGTACTGTGTGTTGGTGAAACGCTTGCTGACCGTGAAGATAATAAAACCTTTGACGTTATAGGTAAGCAGTTGCTGGCCGTTGTTGAGCGTTGCGGGTTGTCGAATGTGGCTAAAGGTATTATTGCTTATGAACCCGTTTGGGCGATTGGTACAGGCAAGACAGCTACACCGCAAATGGCTCAGGATGTTCATTCCTATATCCGAGAGGTGTTAGGGCCTGAGGGAGATCAAATGCGCATTTTGTATGGCGGTAGTGTTAAACCCGATTCTGCAGAAGGTTTGTTTGCTCAAAAAGATATTGATGGTGCATTGGTGGGCGGTGCTGCGCTTAATGCCAACGACTTTGTTGCGATTTGTCGCGCTGCAGAGTAACAAAATTAGAGAATAAAAATGGAAAACATCATACTTTTGGTTCACCTGTTAACAGCTTTGGCGATCATTGTGCTTATCATGCTTCAGCAGGGTAAGGGCGCAGAGATGGGCGCATCTTTCGGTGCTGGCGCCTCGCAAACGTTGTTTGGTTCGGACGGCTCTGGTAATTTCTTTTCTCGCATGACCGCAATTTTTGCTACCGTGTTTTTTGTTACAAGCTTTGCTTTGGCTGTAATTGCGAAAGAAAAAACTGAAGTTAACGATGATTTTGCGCTTCCCGAGTTGGAGCAGTTGGAGATTCCTACCGTTAGCGAGTCTGATGTGCCGGGCGAAGTCCCGTCGTTGGGTGCGGGTGCAGAAGGTGCAGGTGATGATGTTCCGCAGGTGCCGGTAAATTAATAATCTGTGAAGGTTGCGCGGTTACGTTAGTATAGCGCGCTATACGGCTTGGGCTCCTCTCCCAGTGCTGTTTAGGTTGAAACGTTTGTAAATATGCCCAAGTGGTGGAATTGGTAGACACGCTATCTTGAGGGGGTAGTGGCGTAAGCCGTGCCGGTTCAAGTCCGGCCTTGGGCACCATTTTTATGAGTGAAAACCGGTAATGTTGCGGGTTTTTACTTTCGGGTTTGTGTTTTTGCGGGAAGTTTTCGGCGTAGAAAATAGTATTTTGGAAACAATCAATTTACTGCTTGACGCACCATATGCCTCCCCCTATAATGCGCCCCCTCTGCTGCTAAGGTATATCGATAGCAAGGCAGAGAGACTGATACAGTCTAATGGCTTGAAGAGTTTAAGTTGTTGGTTGTAAAGCTGGAAGGGCAACGCTTTCATGCTTGAATCGCTTGGTAAGCAAGTCGGTTGTCGGTAGTAGTTGTTCTGGTGCGGGGTGGAGCAGCCTGGTAGCTCGTCGGGCTCATAACCCGAAGGTCGTTGGTTCAAATCCAGCCCCCGCTACCAATTATTTAATAAGTGAGATGTTGGTGGTTTTTTAAATCCCATAATTACATTTTGCTTTAAGTGTATCGGAAGCGCCCGTTAGCTCAAGCGTTTTAAATGATCACTTATATTCAAGGCTTGGGTCGCTTAGTGTGCCAAGCTGGCAGATGAAAGTCTGCATTCGAGAGGCCCCACTTTGGGGTTTTTTCGTATCTGGCGTCAGGGCATTGTTTTTAGGTGTTGCCTTGAGTTGGATAGGCTAAAATATTGCCGATGTGTTGGCTGCACGTTGGTTGTCGTATAGATGGGCTTAGCGCCCATTTTTTGTTTGTGATTTAGGGTTCTAAGTCACAGCCATCTTTTTATGCTTGACGGAGAATAGAGTCGCTTGGCAGGTAAACAATCGCAACTTGAAGAATTACTTGCACCAGTTATTGAATCGCTGGGTTGCGACCTATGGGGTCTTGAGTATTTCGCACAGGGTAAGAAGTCGATGCTGCGTGTCTTTATTGACCGCAAGCCTGACGGGGTATTGGTTGAAGACTGCGAAAGAGTCAGTCGTCAAATCAGTAGTGTAATGGATGTGGAAGACCCGATTACTGGAGAGTACACCCTAGAAGTTTCTTCTCCCGGCATGGACCGACCATTGTTCAAGTTGGAACAGTATCTTGATTACGTTGGCGAGAAGTTATCAGTAAAACTGAGAACCGGCTTCGACGGGCGCAAAAAATTCACAGGCCTTTTAAAAGGCATCGAAAATGACGAAATTGTACTTGAGGTTGATGCCGAAGAGTATTTACTTCCGTATGAGCTCGTCGATAAGGCGAGCGTCATTCCTCGCTTTTAAAAACAGTTGACATTATTTGCAAACTAAGCGGTTTTCCGAATTTAAGGATTCAGAGGCAACTCGATGAAAAAAGAAATATTGTTGGTCGCAGACGCAGTTTCCAACGAGAAAGGTGTTGATCAAGGTGTTATTTTTGAAGCCTTGGAGCTAGCACTTGCTACGGCCACTAAAAAACGTTACGACGAAGATTCTGATATTCACGTTACGATTGATCGTAAAACAGGTGATTATGAGACGGTTCGTCGTTGGTTGGTTGTGGATGACGACACCTTGGCGGAATTGGGCACCCAGTTCACCACGGAAGAAGCTCTCGAGAAAGACACCAATTTGCAGATTGGCGACGTATACCAAGAAGTCATAGAAAACGTAGAATTTGGGCGCATTGCAGCCCAAACAGCTAAGCAAGTTATTGTTCAAAAGGTGCGTGAAGCCGAGCGCGCTCAGATCGTTGATTTATATCGTGACCGAGTAGGCGAGCTAATTTCTGGTTCGGTTAAAAAAGTAACGCGCGACAACATAATTGTTGATCTTGGTAGTAATGCTGAAGCGTTGCTGCCTCGCGAAGAACTTGTTGGTCGCGAAGTGTTTCGTATGAATGATCGAATTCGCGCATTGCTTGTAGAGGTTCGTCCCGAAGTGAGAGGGCCTCAGTTATTTTTGAGCCGCGCCTGTTCTCAGATGCTGGTAGAGCTTTTCAAAATTGAAGTTCCTGAAATATCGGAAGAAGTGATTTCGTTAAAGGCTGCAGCACGCGACCCTGGTTCGCGCGCGAAAATTGCTGTTTCAACGAACGATGGTCGTATTGATCCTGTGGGTGCCTGTGTAGGCATGCGGGGTTCTCGAGTTCAGGCGGTTT is a genomic window of Teredinibacter purpureus containing:
- the glmM gene encoding phosphoglucosamine mutase translates to MARKYFGTDGIRGKVGEGVITPQFFLQLGWAVGKVLAEQKDHTGNGTVLIGKDTRISGYMFESALEAGLIAAGVDVGLLGPMPTPAIAYLTRTFQASAGIVISASHNPYGDNGIKLFNTQGTKLADEVELAIEAQIDKPMTTASKLGKARRIPDAEGRYIEFCKGTLPWGFSLAGLTIVLDCANGATYAIAPKVMEELGANVIVIGNEPDGLNINLNCGSTKMNQLQKQVLESHADLGIAFDGDGDRVMFVDDRGEILDGDQLIYIIAAYRKLRGEGCNGVVGTLMSNFGFEKGLESLEIPFVRAKVGDRYVIEAMNNNNWSIGGESSGHIVCADVTTTGDGVIAALQVLKALMAEQQSLYDLKQRMQKMPQVMVNVPVNNRIDVDADPVVQSAIADAEIRMEGNGRVLLRPSGTEPVIRVMVEGQQHSLVSEIAHELAEIVGKAVS
- the tpiA gene encoding triose-phosphate isomerase codes for the protein MRRKIVIGNWKMNGSVSANQELLASLTEQWGGVHQSEMAVCPPYPYLAAAAVQLEKSNIGLGAQDLSVQESGAYTGEVSGSMLVDSGCQYVLVGHSERREYHSESSELVAEKFEVAIGKGLIPVLCVGETLADREDNKTFDVIGKQLLAVVERCGLSNVAKGIIAYEPVWAIGTGKTATPQMAQDVHSYIREVLGPEGDQMRILYGGSVKPDSAEGLFAQKDIDGALVGGAALNANDFVAICRAAE
- the secG gene encoding preprotein translocase subunit SecG, which translates into the protein MENIILLVHLLTALAIIVLIMLQQGKGAEMGASFGAGASQTLFGSDGSGNFFSRMTAIFATVFFVTSFALAVIAKEKTEVNDDFALPELEQLEIPTVSESDVPGEVPSLGAGAEGAGDDVPQVPVN
- the rimP gene encoding ribosome maturation factor RimP codes for the protein MAGKQSQLEELLAPVIESLGCDLWGLEYFAQGKKSMLRVFIDRKPDGVLVEDCERVSRQISSVMDVEDPITGEYTLEVSSPGMDRPLFKLEQYLDYVGEKLSVKLRTGFDGRKKFTGLLKGIENDEIVLEVDAEEYLLPYELVDKASVIPRF
- the nusA gene encoding transcription termination factor NusA; this translates as MKKEILLVADAVSNEKGVDQGVIFEALELALATATKKRYDEDSDIHVTIDRKTGDYETVRRWLVVDDDTLAELGTQFTTEEALEKDTNLQIGDVYQEVIENVEFGRIAAQTAKQVIVQKVREAERAQIVDLYRDRVGELISGSVKKVTRDNIIVDLGSNAEALLPREELVGREVFRMNDRIRALLVEVRPEVRGPQLFLSRACSQMLVELFKIEVPEISEEVISLKAAARDPGSRAKIAVSTNDGRIDPVGACVGMRGSRVQAVSNELGNERIDIILWDDNPAQFVVNAMAPAEIESIVVDEEANSMDLAVGEDNLAQAIGRGGQNVRLASELSGWDINVMSVEQWNEKQEKEAGSSKDVFMDALDIDEDVADVLVDEGFTTLEEVAYVPLEEFLAIDGFDEDIANELRSRAKDALITQALASEEETAGQEPAEDLLAMEGMDEGLANTLAARGVITMEDLAEQAVDELMEIHGMDEKRAAALIMKAREPWFADEN